The genomic window ATACAAAAGAATTCCTTGTATAAAAAAGTAATGAAATTTGGAATGTACTCCACATGCCTAAAGCAAACATATACAGTATCATTTCTTTAGAATCCGGATAGAAACAACAACTAACTCActgtatttatttttctcttttacGCAATTATCATGCTTTGGGAAAGTGCCAAAGGGacagagatttttttttgacataAGAGGTACCTAAAAGCAAAATAAAGGTTTATTTACTTGTCCAAGTAGAGCGTCCATTAATTTCTCACTGATGGTGGGCCCAAGTATATTTTCTTAAGCTTATTACCTACTGATTAAGTTGACGACTTCTCAAGATTTTGCCGCCTTTGCTCTTCTCCAACAACAACGGAAGAGAAAAGTGTGGCCTATGAGAATAAATCTTTACCATTATATTCCAACTTGTGCTTTGGTAGTCCTTCTATTTATTGTTAGTGAAGAGGGGAAAAGTTAAAAGTTTGAAGACTTGGTAGTTGATATATACCTGGCATATTATCATGGTACACCACTTCACACGACGAACGCAACTTTCAACTTTTCCAAGTAGGAAAAATAAAGGGGGACAGAGTCAAGTGGATTATACTTTCCAGCATATTCTCGAAGTGAAAACTACGAAGTATTGACTAAGTAAAAGAACTCGAGAAAACTAGTACGAATGGGATATGATGACATGTGTGGTGACCGGTATGTATAGCTAAAGGATACAGTATATCATGATTAATTATTGTGCATATTTGGATAAACATTATTACAATGGAACACATACAACAGGCCCCTAGCTACTTGTCAGAATTATCTATGGGAGAATTTGTTTCTTATACATTTCTCGAACAGGATGGTTTTTTGGGGCCTTTATAGTTAACTAACACAATGGAAATATATTCAGATTTGAACCTAAAATACATTTCGATCTtgacatgaaaaagaaaatgatcgaGCAACTAATATTAGTGAAAAAAATGTAAACCCAGTCGGttataaaatcataatcattatCGGTTTCGAAAAACTAATTATAGAAACTGTTATCACAGTCGGTTTCTTAGTTTAAGCCGCCAGACACGGTCCTGGAGCCAAGAACCAACTAGAATAATAATGCATTATCTCAATTGGTTCTAGAATGGAATCGGCTATGATATACGGTTATGGAGCCAAAAACCGACTAGAATAATAATGCATTATCTCAATTGGTTCGTGTAAGGAACTGACGAGAATATAGTACTTGCCGTGGTCTAGATCAATAGATTGAGTGATCTAGTTCGTTCGTTCGCTTGCACGGTAAAAGACAATTGAAGTAAAAAAGCAACCAACCATTGAAAACCACCGGCTTAGCCTCTCTCGATTACCAAGTAAACTTTGACGGCGCGTCTCTGGGCGTGGCAAAATGGGGCAGGGTGTATGTCTTGGCTTATTGTTTACCCTAAGGCAACACATAAAAACATAAAGAAAGCAGAATCACCACGAGTAATTCATAGAAGAACGTCATCAAGAGTTCAAGAAAAGACAATATGGTTGGTAGCCTAGCTAGAGAAGTCAGACCATAGCTTGGACCAGATATGCATGAACCTTCATGATTCCATCCtaattcacaatatatataGTTCCAGGACAACTTCAGTACATCCATCCATAAGTTCTATACAGACAGTACAACTCGACGTCTACGGACGGCCATCTCGATCGTCGATCAGTTCATCTTGCAAGAACATCGGTTTCCACTTTTTGTTCAAGACGAGAGTAGCATATATAGCATTGCAACAAGAGGAAGAAGCTGCCGACAGCACGTCGCGTTCTTGACCAAAGAATTGCAAGAACCAAGCAGAAGCATCACATCAAGTAGTAGGCCGATCGATGGTGCAAGAGAACAAGTACTTAACAAAGCAGAGCAGCATGGGCGCCGAAATGAAGATCAGTGACCATGGAGAAGGAGATCAGGAAGAGGTGGTGCTTGTAGGGGACGAAGACGATGAGCAAGGCCTGGTTCTACCCGGGTTCCGCTTCCACCCCACCGACGACGAGCTCGTCAACTTCTACCTCCGGCGGAAGGTGGCCGGGAAGCGGCTTAGCATCGAGATCATCAAGGACTTCGACATCTACAAGCATGATCCTTGGGACATCCCAAGTAAGAAGCTAACTTCTGATATCTAGCTAGCTACTGCATATTATTATGTTACTAAGCTTCGACATCATGAACTCTCAACAATTTTATTAGTACCGTCACACATGACATCATGAACTCTCAACAATTTTACTAGTATCATACACGCCATTCGATCAGCTGCTAAGCTTCTAATATCCAGCTTGCTTTGACATCATGACCTCTCAACAATTTTATTAGTAACATGCATCACGTGTATATATAAATTAATTCAAAAAAATGATGATGCGTGTAGCATATATCATCCTTATTTTTAATTTCTCATGTCCTTGATCATGTCAAGATCAGCATAGCTGCATAGATTTGTAGAACAAGCATATTGGAGCAGAGATCCTGACAAATATTTTTGGTGCAATGCAGAGGTGAGCACGATTTCCGGGGAGGAGTGGTACTTCTTCTGTCTGCGGGGGAGGAAGTACAGGAATAGCATCCGGCCCAACAGGGTCACCGGCTCCGGCTTCTGGAAGGCCACCGGCATCGACCGCCCCATATACTCGGCCGCCACCGGTCGCGCCGGCGACTGCATCGGCCTGAAGAAGTCCCTCGTGTTCTACCGCGGCGCTGCCGGCAAGGGCACCAAGACGGACTGGATGATGCACGAGTTCCGCCTTCCACCACGCCCGGAGAGCGACCACTCCTCGCCGAGCACGCAAGAAGCGGTACGTGAGCTCGCAATCCGTCTCTCTATTGAGTGTTGCGTGCACCAATTGACCGGTCATGTACGTCCGGACACGACGACACGCCGGTGAGCCATCAACAAGTGCGTGGAAAGGACGGCTCTGTACTCAGGCGCACACGTTGCGGCCGGCGCTGCACTAGCACCGAGACGTGCCATGTTTCATGTGCACGCATGCTTTCGTCATAGTTTCAGTGTGACTGAAACTGAACTGACCTTGTGCCTGAAAAATGCAGGAAGTGTGGACCATCTGCCGGATCTTCAGGAGGAACATCACCTACAAGAagcagccgcagcagcagcaggtcgCCGGCAAGATGCCCGACGACGCTGCCGCCGCGCAGCCCGACTCGAGCTCCATCACCGGTAGCCTCGAGTCGGACACCGGGGACGAGTACATGAACCGCCTGCTGCCGCAGGCTCCGGTGGTCAACAACGTAAGCAACGGGTACGACAGCCGCCAGTTTCAGGGGCAATGGAACAGTAGCCTCCTGCACGCGGCGGCCACGGCGACGCTGCCTTCGCCGACGACGGCCAGTACATTGCATCATGGCGTGCTTAGCAGCCCGGCCGCGCTGGACGACCAGTACTACAAGGATGGGTGCAGCTGGGACGACATTGGCAGGATGGTGATGGAGCTGACCAGTCCCAGTGTGTTCTATGATTGTAGTCTGTAGATGCCCCTAGGAGAGCTGCAGTTGCAGTCCAGTTCTTGATTCagagttcagagagcagctacACCCGCCGACAAAACACGAGACTGACACGTGGGGCCCACGTGGCAAGTTCTCCAAGAGTGTGCTGTTCTAGCTTATAGGCTTATAGCATAGAGCCATAGACTTTTCTTTTTCGAGAATGTGTAATGCTTGTATTTTTTAAGAAAGGTTCTCGTACGAATGCGATTTTTTCACAGAAAGGTTTATCTGTTAAAGAAAGCATACGGCGAGTGCAAATTAGATTTGTATGCTCACTGATTACTGATTCGTCATGTTCAGATAAGCACCAGGTTACAGTTTTGCCAAACATTTCGACGAATGATACTAAGAACATTTGGGCTGTTTGGTTCTCGCTTGTAAGAAGTCAAGTTAAAATTTGATcatattaaaattaaaattagggttatATTAAAATCAGAGTAATTATAGTAGTTTGGTTTGATACAGAATGACTGGGTAAAAATTGAGACGGGTATTTTAAACATTAAAATCTTATCTAGATTtactatagaaaaaaattaactgGCTAAATTTTTTAAGACACGGTCAAATTTTGGTCTTTATTCAAATGGAAACCAATTCTACTAAACGTGACCAAATTTTGATTTGACCTCTTACAGGCAAGAACCAAACAACCCAACACCGTAGAGATTTTTTTTACGCTTTGAACAAAGAACATCTGCATCCACAGGTGTTCATGCTCCAGACAATATCCTCGTTCCTCTGTCACTTTCAGGGTTAGATGAGCAAATCTTTCCTCCGCTCGTGCGTGGAATTAGAATCGAGACAGCGTCGACGACTGCATGCGCTGTCAAGTGCTGCTtcgatcatcttcaattatatcTTCTATTGGGCCCGCCAGAAAAGCCCTGGCCATTCTTCAGTCTGGTCGATTTTGCAGTTCAGACTCCAGAGGAGATAGTGATTTAGAGACGGCATTTCTGTCTCGTGTCGTCTCCATGGATAAGTAGAAGATACACATGGAAAAGATTTAAGGCCTCAACTCAAAATGAGTCGAGGGTTCAGAGTTCAGGCAAGAAGGAAAATGTCTCCTCAACTTGTGACTGCAGTACAGGGTGCATGAAAGGAGAAATAAACGTGCAGACAAAGGTGAACCGTCCTTTTTTCTTCCATgggaaaaaattctaaattttgtCTAATATGATTACAGTGTTCATTTGCATACGCCATTGTTCAACGGAAAAAGACCGGTTTTGGGGGCCGGAAATCACTATCCAGGTCCAGCTCGATAATACTGGCGGGCCTGAAAGTATTAAGGATCGTGCAAGCATGTGTTAGGCCAGGCCTGAATTATTCAGGGTTGGCTGAATTATTTGGGCCAATACTTCTTTGAGTCCAGACCGGATTACTTAACTCTAAACCCTGGCTCACAGTACTTTAATTTTGTCCCTCTAAGAAAATATAGATCGAATTTGCTGTTGCGACCCAGGGCAACGATTTTTGGGAACAATTGATTTATGCCACAATAAATTGGACACTCCTTGAACATGCcactatgaaaaaaaaatactcaagAAGTCATCTTCATTTCATTCTCTACCCCTCCTAATCCTCCTCCTTGGATGGCTACCGTCATTGTTCTTGTCCTCACTATCGTAAGCCATGAATACCACTTTCTTATTGGCCCCTAAGGGCACACGATCATTGAGGGTTCTTCGGGAGGCTTTAGGGCGTAGTAAATTTGCTATACATTTTTTATACTAATGCCTTGTTGGGAATTCTTAGTTGATAATTTGTTGTTGTTTGATTTGTTTTCACTGTTGGGAATTTTCCaaattacaaaagaaaaatccCAACCATACGAGAGAATTCTATAAAAGAGAACAATAATCATTGGTCACCCACGAATACCCTTGAGAAAAAATTGGAAATCTTGTAGTTTGAACCATTCTGTCTCAAAGATGGTCAGTAACGACGCTACTTACATGCCATCGCCACAAAGACACCACGACCAGCGGGAGCGCAAAAGGCTCGAGTCGAGTAAGATAGATGAAACTAAGAGAATTTAACGGCGAACACAATTTGTTTGTTAGGCAAAACCAAAAAACACTCGAAAGATAAAAATAGCGAGCAGAACAGAAGAAAAAAGTGCTGTTAACGTGGGTGTTGAGACTCCATAATCATTTATaaaagaccatctccaaccatattctctttattttgttcCCTTTCCGATTCTCTTCCCTATttccattctctttattttctctcatctccaacagcttctcttcgaggggaatcgcgaagggaaaggagagagaatcccgtcatgaagggaatgactccgaaaatcccttcgtgacgggaaccgtgaaagGAAACTGTTGGAGCGTTAAAATAAACGgaaatcccttcacgatgggATTTTCGTCCGTGACGGGAATCCCTTGGGCATAAGGACCGGCAACCAAAAGCTAGAATAACTACTGCTCTACTAAGATTAAGGTCAACGGTTTTTCTTTGGGGActaaaatcccgtcgtgaagggatttttgttcccttcagcgctccaacagtTTCACTTCACGGTTCCTATCACGAAGGAATTTCTAAATTCATTCCTTTCAGGATGGGATTCTATATCATTTTCCTTCGCAATTTCTCTCAAAGTAAAGCTGATGGAGAtgggagaaaataaagagaataaaaataaggaagagaatgaaatgaaaggaatatagttggagataGTTAAGGCACGATTGCATGAATGTCCCGTACCCACGTACATGATCTGAACTCGTACGTGTTACTCATCCATTATTCGCAGTGCGTACAGCACGTAGGCACGTAAGTGGACGTATGGAAGTTCGCAAACGGTACAGAACACCCAACACTAGACGAAAGCAAAGATCGAGCGAAGAAACGCGGCAATGGCGCCATGCAGCATCTGCACTAGCCAAATGTGTTGAACAGCAATGGCAAGTAGAAGCTGTCATAGCAGCCACCTGCGCCATTCGTACTAGCTCCTCCAAGGACGCTGCCATAGTCGCAGCACTCGAACGGCACACCGGTGAGATACGGTGGCGGGGGCGGATGCGGCGCCGCAGTAGCCATGAACACCGTGTCGTTCCCGTGCGTGGGCGCGCATCCGCCGGCGTTGCAGGCCGCGTCCGCGCCGCCGTTcttggaggcggaggaggcgacCTTGTTGCCCTGCCTGGtccgcttcttcttcttcctgtgaTAGGAGATGCCGCGCGCCCTGGCCTGCGCGTCGCGGACGTCGCGCAGGTACAGCCTGACCGCGCGCTCGGCGAACGGGTTGGTGCTGGTGGCTCTGGCCTCGGGCTGCGTCGTCGTTTGGCCCCCGCATCCGCCGCGGCCGTGGCCCTCGTCGTAGGCCGCGCGGAGCCGACCGACGAGCGCGTCGAGGCTGCCCCACGCCTGGCGCAGCGGGCACTGGCACGCCGCGTGGCCCGGTCCCGTTGGCGGTGCCGCCCGGCCGCCGTAGGCCGGGCACGGCGGCGCGTGCACGCGGGTCTTGCCGAAACGGTCGAGGTAGCGCAGGAACTCGAGCACGTGCGCGCCGCTGCACCGGCGGAGCTGCAGCGGCGGGCGGTGCGCGGCCAGGTACCGCGTGAAGGTCTGCCAGTCCCGCCGCTTCTGGGACTCGTACCGGCTCGGCCGCCGCGCCGGCGAGCCGCTCGTCAACATCGGCTGCAGTACTATACTAGCTCCGATCCTCGATGCCTGATCGAGATGAGCAGCGGGAGGGTTAAGGGTACGTCCCTGGGGGCTTCTCTATAATATATAGAGGTCCGTCAGTTCAGCTAGTGTGGTGACGCAGCAGCCTTGCCGGTAGCCGAGTAGAGGTCGAGGAGGGCGCTGCTGCATGCAGGTGGGCGACCAAGCTAGCTAGATGCGTGATACCTGCCCGCCACGCGACGCGGTGCAGGGCGGCCGGCGGGTAGCGCGATCGGCGCGGTAGGGGCTCGGAGACGCGGCAGTGGGAAAAGGTGGAGCGGAGCGTCAGAGGGTGGGCGTCATGTCAAGTCGGGCTGCATGGAGTGCAGCAGAGATCTGCTGCATCCTTGCTGCATCTGCATGGCAGTCGTCTGCCTCCTCTGCTCCTGTCAGCCATCAGCCATGGGTCTTGTCATCGTGCAGTCACTCGTCACTCGGcatctagagagagagaattgGATGGATCGCAGTCGAAGCACCATGGATGCTGCTCGATCGATTCCACATTGAAGATTTCTTTTTTGTAGCCACTAGCCAGTCGGTCGGTGTACTTTAACTTGGTGTTGACCGTACGGCATCTCATCCCATCGTGCGGTCGTGTCGTGTCGTGTCGTGCATGTCTTGGTTATGGGAAGCAGAGAGGCGAAAGGAACGCACGGCCAAAAACGGGCGCTACTGTTAGACACCTAGATCAACATCAGCCATCTACACTGCCCATTATGTTGGCTAGTTTATTTGAAGGTGGCTTAAATCTTTCATGAAATTGTCTATGTTTTTTTAACGTTTACCCAAGTTAAAGTTACTCAAATCTTGCAATCCTTAAATCTCTCGTTCTTTGTTTTAGAGTTTGCCACAGTTTCGTTTATTTTTTCAAGGTTAGAAGATGTTGTCCTGTTCTCCAAGGTACTTATTTTCCTAAGTTACAAAAACATTTCTGTCTCTTTTTTTGTATAGTTCATCAAAATATCTATTTGGTCCTAGGTAAATTATAAATATTGGATAGAGCGTTTGTTTTGACGAGCATCCAACGCAGAGAAGGGCGAGAAGCGATCGACTTAATTAGATATTGCTGTTTTTTTAGTCACCTTGAAACTAGACGTACGGTCCCTTGCATAGACTAGACCAAACTACTCCATATCCAGTTAGGAAAACATGACGAATTGTGCATGCTTCTGAGCAAGATCAAACTTTTGAGACTTTGGTTATCAGTAGCTTATATCTTTCAAAATACATAGATTGAAAATATGAAGATagtatgtgtagatttgtcttaaaatgCATTCTCATAGCATCATAACTTTATTGgtgtttataaatatatatatatactaatgAAACTAGATCGATCTTGTCgtctaaaacatcaagtacatGACTGGAGCCCTGGAGAGAGTACCACTCAGTGGTaacgagataaaaaaaaaggtcgTGACATGCCGAGCACTTGTGAACAATACACTACTGCTACTGCTGGCCGGCTATTATCAGCTAGGCGTATCCCCGAGCTATTTATAGCAGCATAGATAGCTAAGAAAGTGAATCGTTTCGTTCATACGTAGGTAGAGGACCATGGTGGCATGCATGCAATGTACGTACTTTCGTAGTATGGCGCTGGCCTCAAATTTGTACCTCATGGGGCTGCCTGTCATGCATCAACAGTGCATGCACATGCATGATACAAGTCAGATGGTTCGATATATAGTTCAATATTAATTCTAGTAAGAGCATGGAGAACGTACATATACGGCTAGAATTAGCTCGTATATATACGCACGTACACACATATGTGATGATCAGATGATGCATAGAGAACTTATGATTTATGTCATCCTAATATTACTCCCAAATATAATTTGCAAGAGCGCATAATTAACTACATATGTGTACTGCGTCAATAACTATCAGTGCTGGGTCTGAAACCGGTACTGAAAGTTCTTTTTAGTGTCGATTCATacctccaaccggcactgaaaaagATTCccaagccaaaaaaataaacgagctgGCTCGAAAGAGTCAGTTGGGCTGTCACTCCTGCCACCGCGACCGCCGTTTGGCCGCGCCTGCTCCGCGCACTCCACTGGTCGCTCCATTGCCGTGCTCCTCTAGCCGTCGTGCCCACTCCTCTGGCTGAGCCCTCTTCCCCATCCCTCACTTAACAAGCATCGTAGCCCATTTCCCCCCAAAGAGCAAGCACGAACACAGAAGAACACGCATACATAGCAAAACCAAATCCATTCATTATCCAACTCCAGATCATATGCAGTATTTTGCATGCACACATACACAAAAATTAGAACAAAACCAAGCACACATACTGTTACACTACCGGATTTCgagactttgccgtgtgcctagggcacacggcaaaggcctaaaaacactcggcaacgtgtttgccgagtgtaacactcggcaaagcactCTCGGCATACACAGTGCTGGCAaacagatgtttgccgagtgttttatatcgcgcactcggcaaacatatttgccgagagccaaatacgacactcggcaaaaaaaagtgACCTAACGGTGGCAGGGCTTTAACGgtctctttgccgagtgtctaagggatacactcggcaaaaatgAGGACACGTGGCGCTCGCACATCGTCCCTTTTTTGGGCAGTTTGccgactttgccgagtgtccgtcgaatacactcggcaaagtgagcacagaatagcACCTAGATAGCACAGTTTGACGACACGTGGCACTCTTTGCCAAGTGTATTGGagcacactcggcaaactagcatccaaaatgccagattgaacagccTTGCAACACGTGTCAGGTTTGctgagtgtaacactcggcatagccgtgtttgccgagtgttacactcgacAAACATTTATTTACCAGATCGacaattgatccataccagattcaaaactgtcgctgcaattcaaaacaatttatatatatttcacagattaccaccttcacataaacatcgcatattacataaacatcacataaacatcgcatattacacaaacatcacataaaccgtcgcataaacatcacatatgccACAAACAACGCATAAACTatcgcaagtgacacaaacatgacaaattgtcgtgacaagatagcaaaacatagtccaaacaaaaagaaaatgtagcaggccgtaacggactcaacacttgattaccaccttaacctgcatcaattaAGGAGCAGAAACGCTAattaagaagtatgcatttgaaagtaaacagaaatggtaagtatggatatggggttacaaaagtaagttttcaaagtgaggagaacaaaccaaagtgaggtggagtaccaaagtgcgaacctccagctccaggcgtattcgatccctctgatggatactgcacaaaaggaggagatagttagcacaacactctatggctgtaggaatggcaataatggtgattacaaggttataaactaactcacaggagtgtatggagcctgtggagcaagtggacgagaaggcggtggcatcggtggc from Phragmites australis chromosome 14, lpPhrAust1.1, whole genome shotgun sequence includes these protein-coding regions:
- the LOC133889988 gene encoding transcription factor JUNGBRUNNEN 1-like, encoding MVQENKYLTKQSSMGAEMKISDHGEGDQEEVVLVGDEDDEQGLVLPGFRFHPTDDELVNFYLRRKVAGKRLSIEIIKDFDIYKHDPWDIPKVSTISGEEWYFFCLRGRKYRNSIRPNRVTGSGFWKATGIDRPIYSAATGRAGDCIGLKKSLVFYRGAAGKGTKTDWMMHEFRLPPRPESDHSSPSTQEAEVWTICRIFRRNITYKKQPQQQQVAGKMPDDAAAAQPDSSSITGSLESDTGDEYMNRLLPQAPVVNNVSNGYDSRQFQGQWNSSLLHAAATATLPSPTTASTLHHGVLSSPAALDDQYYKDGCSWDDIGRMVMELTSPSVFYDCSL
- the LOC133891215 gene encoding protein G1-like, which translates into the protein MERPVECAEQARPNGGRGGRSDSPTDSFEPARLFFWLGNLFQCRLEPASSSSSPMLTSGSPARRPSRYESQKRRDWQTFTRYLAAHRPPLQLRRCSGAHVLEFLRYLDRFGKTRVHAPPCPAYGGRAAPPTGPGHAACQCPLRQAWGSLDALVGRLRAAYDEGHGRGGCGGQTTTQPEARATSTNPFAERAVRLYLRDVRDAQARARGISYHRKKKKRTRQGNKVASSASKNGGADAACNAGGCAPTHGNDTVFMATAAPHPPPPPYLTGVPFECCDYGSVLGGASTNGAGGCYDSFYLPLLFNTFG